The DNA sequence GCATCCACATAGAGCCTGGAAAGAGCGAGGAAGACAGTATTTGTTAATCTTCCTCCTTTTATGTTGAGAGCGTTTGGTTACATAACAGTGGAAGCAGTCGACCCCATAACATAATGTATGAAACTAACCAGGGCAATATTCTTAAGTGACTGTTATATCAGACTCAAATGTGGAGCAATTTACCCCCAAAGGCGATGCTTTGCTCTGTTATGCAACGATAAGTGTTACAAATGCTATACCAGTAATGTTCTCTCTATTCTGGCTGTGGGTGTCGGTACTCAACAGAGTGACTGAGTGGGGCCAGGGGAAGATGAAGAGGCGCTTGTTGAAGAGCCTGCAATGTCTGTGAACACTAGCATGCTAATCTGAGGAGCGTAGGATGTGGGAGTGAGCGATTgtaagccagagagagaggaagctaaAGGCTGGCACAGAGCAGAGGAGTCAGTGGGGGAGCAAAGTGAAAGCAGTGTGAGGGGGCGACTGACAGAGGCTATATTTAGCTACTGCTGATGCTGTTCTCTGTAGGGGCCGATGAGGTAAGTGAGGGGAGGTGTTGGTGGGTACTGTGTGTTATTGGGGGGTTGTTAGCTGGGCTAAGGACAGTACTGTACAAGGTTGGAGCAGTAGAGGTTAGCTGAGAGGGGCTCTGAATAGAACAAAGTGTTCTTCCTAAAGCCACCAATTTGAGCCATTATCTAAAGTACAGAAATGGCATACTTCAGCTATGCCTTGAAGCATTATGTTACACTGAAAGTATGGCAGTGCTGTACATCTGCTAATACTAACTGCATTATATAACCATATCAATGTTAAGTTGACACACAAGTTCACATGAACACAAACTTACTTCTTTGAGGGTGATCTTTGCCGTATAGACTATGTTGGACCCGTCCCTCTTGTAGTGGGGGTGTTTCTTGTCCTTGAGGATGAAGGCCACGTCAGCGGGTTTGCTATTGGCCGTCTCGTCACCCTCTCTGGGAAAGGTGATCTTGGtaccctccttccatcccttttTCACCACCACGTTCAGGACCTTGTCCTCAGTGCGAAGGCTGCGGCCGTCTGGGTTGAGGCGGTGCCGCGTGATCTTCATGTGCTTAGAGCAGCCGTGGAACACCTCTTCTAGGGTCACCAGGAGGTCGTGCACCACCGCCACGCCCTGCCGTCGCCCGCGACGAAGTTTCTCACCGTTGGGGCCGTAGTTACCATGGTAACCATCACCTTTGCTGAAGGTGAAACGGTTAAAGGGATTGAAAAGCTCCTCCTCGCCGTCGGGCCCGAAGAAGATGTCGAAGTGGTCGGAGCCCTGGAAGAATGTTGAGAAGGTCTCGTGGGCATCGCCGTGGTAACTATAGTGATGGGGGTTGTTCTCTTTGCCTGCCATGGACACCCCGCCTCCGTTCTTGAGACCTGAGACACAAAAGAAAAAAGACAACTTCAGTTAGTACAGTTCACTCAGGCAGAAGTGTGACCTTCCATCTTGTCTAATCTTGTATTCTTCTCCCACTCTGAGACAAAGTTCTTACTCGTATATTTAGCTCAACACTTCTGGATGGCTTACTAAATTTATATAGTGGCACTTTGAAGTTTGACAAACACTTTCTTGTCACTGGCTGACTAATGGGCTGGCTCTTAGGGGGACCAGGTGCTGTAGATTTTTGTTAGATACAACAGCACTTGCTGGCCAAATGACAAAGGGAAAAAAGGAAAGGCTCTCACCTTCTTCTCCAAACTGATCATAGATGACCCTTTTCTTGGAGTCGGTCAGAATCTCATAAGCTTCTGCAATCTCCTTAAACTTGTCCGCGGCGTCCGCAGCGCTGTTCTTGTCGGGGTGAAACTTCAGGGCCATCTTCCTGTATGCCTTCTTGATTTCGTCTTCATTGGAGTCAGACTCGACACCCAGGACCTTGTAGAAATCCTTCCCCATAGGCCTGGACAGAACGGGAACCTCTTGGTCCTTCTGGTTCTCCTGGAGAAACAGGGTGGGAGAAGAAACACGTTAGAGCTCTACTGCACACAGAATAGCCAAGTTTTAAAAGGACAAATGTCTTTGGCTCAATGAAGCCATCGAAAGCCAGAGCTGGATAAGATGTCATAGAAAGAGAACTAACTCCCTGGGCTGTGGGCTATAAACTTCAACCACTCCTTATAGCGCTCTCACCCATGCCCATAATAATGCATTTCCAAGCACCAGGCAGCTTTATGACACCCAGCAGGTGTGACATTCAACAATTGATTGAGAATGACCCAGACAAGTAGACTATGATTGTCAGCAAGCCTTCTGTGCTAGTACCAGTTTCAGAGGACACATACTTGAAATTGTCACCTGTCAGTCCTTTGAATACAAATGACCACAACGTATTCTTTATTATTACATTCAGCCTGTGAAAATAGTGTTGTATGAAAACTAGCCCATGGCAAATGCAATTCAGGCCAGTTAAGTCTTCTAGACTGTAATGCAGATCTGTCTGTGCATCTAAATGCTGGCAACGTGACTATAGGGGGAACTCGTGTGTATGAGCATCTCGAAGCAGACTGCACCTCCCACCACAGATGCCAGCTGAGCCCTGATTGGCTCAACTACGCTACACTGTCTGCATTGAAATTAGGGGTATAAAGCATATACAGTAGGTTACTGGAGAACCCGTTGACATTGTGCAAACTGCTCACACACAGTGTGTATaagctttaaaaatatatatcattCCTTATTTTACCAGATGAGTTGACTGAGAatacattctcatttacaataaAAGGATCattaaatatttatatattctcaGCAATTAAACCACTAGTCTTTAAACTCACTGTCAACCTTTTAATGACACAAGCATTAGGCACAATTTATGACATACATGAGTTTAACGGACATAGGCTACTTGCATTTGATATAATACATAACAATCTATAAATTAGTGAAATTTAGACAGATTTCAAAAATATAACTTACCCCTGATGAAGAGCCCGAGCTGTCATTCCTGTTCATAACGCGGACCTTGCACTTGCCATTTTTGGTTTTCACTCCAAACTGGGTCCAGATCAGAACCATAGTGTTCGCTTATTGAGGAGCTGTCCGCAGTTTTTTTGGTGCTGAAAAGCTCTTAGCTGTTTTAGCTGTGGTCGGGCTGTTAGTTGACTGAGCGGCTGACTGCAGACTATGCTAAATACTGCCGTGGCAGCCCTTTACTATACACTCAACACCCACGCAGCGTGACCGAGCTTTCCCCAAAACCGCCCATTTTCCTACGCACAAGAGGGAATACCTTGGCTACCGATTCCTCCGCGAGACCATTGGCGTTGATCATGCGGATGTAACCGCCTCCTTCTCCTTGTTGAGACTCGTTTCCGGGATTCTTAGCAGAAAGCTCACGAGCAGTCACGACCAGTGAGTTGAATCCTCAGCACCGTCTAGGTTTGCCGATTGAAGACCTAACATTTAGACATCCCTAGAGGCTCTGTAGCGGAGTTTCTCAACTCCACGATGTAAAATGGAGTTGAGTGACACGTGGACGGACTGCACCTCCGACTACATCGAGTTGCTGTCAGTCAAGATTTAAATGTTTATGCTTTCCTTTCACCTACAGTATGTTTCTCCTGTGTAAATGCGAGCTTGTCCGTAGTTTTGAAACTGTACCTGTGCTTCTCCTGATTGTTATAGTTATCAGTTGGATTTGAAAGCTAAAGTTTAAAAAATGGCATTCTGTGCATGCCCTGCCAAAATAAAAACATCCGCTGTTCTATCTCCATTAACAAACAATGGCTACCTTTGCAAAGGTTGCAAATGCTACGGATTTCAGCACCCTAAGAAAAGCTCACGTTAACACAGGACAAATATAGGTACACGGAAAGCATTAAATTGACATGTTTTATCAACTGACATTTCGATCAAGTCGATAAAATCACTCCATTGTACTTGCAAATCGTGGAGTTGAGAAACTCAAAGGCTATGCATGTGATCCATTCATCAGAGAAATCCATCTGCATTGTTTTTTAATCAATTACtcatatttaagtgataatgccagagaagccggtgtttggaggatatattggcacaggtgttgttaggcccgagacgaagtcctccaaacactggcttcgaGGTCATTATCACTTTTATTCAACGGGtcaccaacatattcaaataatgatttacataCTTTTATTCAACGGGtcaccaacatattcaaataatgatttacatattttcatgaaagttattttgatgaatttattcctaatgtttcatccttccacaatatctagggttgctacccaagccggctggtcgttccttctatcggttcggttgccagagacaaGACCCATTCTTTcagtatttttgttctgtatctatggacgcagtcgttcgttctaaatgttcgtatcccttgcttgctagctagccaactacggctaatttacagtcacgtcaaataatgcagccagaataacaacagtagcggcatttgtatttgtttaagctgttttttagtgacatttatttggattcaTACATAACAATGAGCTAAAGAGGAGCGATTTTGCCAGGCattgaaaatgtgctctctcgtcaggacactgttgttcagaggagctagccaataACACACACCTATCACAATATTTTttaaactgaagctggaaagactgcaaactcgCTGCACTTCGTTTCGTTTCACCTTTTTTcatttgacatttctttgtatatatccataaaaataatGCCAGCTGATTAAGGTTTTGACCGGTTGAGAAACGGTGCCTGCCTTTCTGTCTCGTCCCAactcccgacacgttcattaaGATGGGACAGCAGGAGATCAAATTTGAACACTGAAACAATGTTGCACatgtcggagagagagagagagacagcaagttTTACACAAATCTCCACCGTTGAAAACTAAATGtgagtctaaaagaaatgtgtgATGTCTATATAATGTATTTTTATAATGGATTGTGTCATGCAATAAGAACAATCCTtaactgtggtatattggccatataccacacctcctcgggccttattgcttaaatatattaGTCCTCtgaagctcagttggtagagcaccaggttagtgggttcgattcccaggaccatcTGTTCTTAAAATGTATGCAATACTTTATCTATTGTCCCTGTGGGGAAATATCAGTATCATgtacacacatgactgtaagtcactttagataaaagcatctgcctaatgacaattttttttaaatgatatttGTTGGGGGAGCAGTGTTTATTTGAGGATGCTCCTCTGGCTGTTATCTGGTTAGATTTGATATGAACACATTATGGAATAGACATGGACTGTTGATAGATTCAAGAGAACATTTTGTGAGGTAGTTTTTTTGTCTTGCAGTGTGCATTGTATAGCATGGACATCCACTACAGTTGAAGTGAGGACCTGCCTTGTGTACACCAGTGTATGCTTACGGAACAAAAAGCGGACACACATGGCAATGCTTCCACTTCTATGATGCTCACCACAGCCAATGGGAGAGATGGATTCTCCATCTTCCAGTGGATTCTCCCAGTCACTCCCAACAGGAAATGGGAGACAAATTTGGTCTGAACATGTAGAGTCAGCAGCGTCACTGGCTCTGGCTGGAGTAGAGCTccactacaacagagagagatggttctAGAATGAAGTGAATCAGAAGATTATGTTCTATTCACAGTATTCTCAGCCTTCTCACTCTCCCATCCGCCCACGGGAACATTGGGACTGGTGGGACTTTGAGCTCGCTATTTCTCTCGCCTTTCTTGCTCTCCACACAGAGGAAATCACAGTTATTAATGCCTGTCCTGTCACACTGAGACTATGGCCGGAGGGGGACGGCAGGGGGGACAGCTAACATGCCAAAGTGTACCAACAATTCACACAGACAAACGTACAGAATTCATACACTCACATGCAGTCTCACTTCAGTACTTTATTTAGATCCAATTAAGCATTGTCATTATCGCATGCTAGGGGCTGAATTGTCACAGGTCTACTTATGGGCTATGGAGCCGACATGTGTTCATGATACAAAGACTATCATGCACAAACACATTGTTGTACAACACAAAATTCTTGTACACCTTTATTCTAGTCTGTGATTTGCCTGAGGGCTGATGTGTCCTGTCGATGTTCAATTGTTGTCGAGACATTTTCAAAGAATAATTTTTTTCAGATGTATTCCTTAatatttatcaaatcaaatcaaatgtatttgtcacatacacatggttagcagatgttaatgcgagtgtagcgaaatgcttgtgcttctagttccagcagctcagtaataaccaacgagtaatctaacctaacaattccaaaactactacacacaagtgtaaagggataaagaatatgtacataaagatatatgaatgagtgatggtacagaacggcataggcaaaatgcagtagatggtatcgaatacagtatatacatatgagataagtaatgtagggtatgaaaaacaaagtggcatagtttaaagtggctagtgatacatgtattacataaagatgcagtagatgatatggagtacagtatatacaaatacatatgagatgagtaatgtagggtatgtaaacattatattaattagcattgtttaaagtggctagtgatatattttacatacatttccatcaattcccattattaaagtggctggagttgagtgtgtcagtgtgttggcagcagccactcaatgttagtggtggctgtttaacagtctgatggtcatgagatagaagctgtttttcagtctctcggtccctgctttgatccacctgtactgacctcgccttctagatgatagcggggtgaacaggcagtggctcgggtggttgttgtccttgatgatctttatggccttcctgtgacatcgggtggtgtaggtgtcttagagggcaggtagtttgccccctgtgatgcgttgtgcagacctcactaccctctggagagccttatggttgtgggccgtgcagttgccgtaccaggcggtgatacagcccgacaggatgctctcgattgtgcatctgtagaaatttatgagtgcttttggtgacaacctgaatttcttcagcctcctgaggttgaagaggcgctgctgcgccttcttcacgacgctgtctgtgtgggtggaccaattcagtctgtccgtgatgtgtacgccgaggaacttacgTACGCCgagctgtttcctgaagtccacaatcatctcctttgttttgttttgttgacgttgagtgtgaggttattttcttgacaccacactccgcaggccctcaccttctccctgtaggccgtctcgtcgttgttggtaatcaagcctaccacaaTTCTAAAGGGTAATCAATATGGCTGAACAGTCTAGCGTAGCGTTGGTGAGGAGTCTACTTTAGGTTTTTCTTTTCCTGTTAGGCCTTCTCTCcgataaatgttttattttcccAGTGATATTTCAGCTTCACCTGAGACGATCGCTGTCCATTGTACTGAAAATCTCAAATCACCACTATTTACTTGTTGTTTACATCAGACTCGCTGTGGACTGAGTCACCACAGCGCTCTTAACGGTGCCTACCAAAATGCTATCACTCGTATTACATTTTTCCAAAATGCCTGACCTTAGATCATCGTCTCGATACTGGTACCcatgtatacagccaagttattgttacttaTTGTGTATTTAGTCCTCgcgttattatttttctatttttaaaTTGGCCTCTGCGTtgttgtaagtaaacatttcatttAGTCTACACCAGTTTGTGAAGCATGTGACAAAGATACAGTTATCATGACTCATGGCTAATGAGAAACTGAAAACGTGAATATGAATATCAAAATCCCAGGACTTAATCTTTCTTCCTCTGATCAATGTTTAGACCTACGACAGATTAACAGATGGTGTGTGCGTGTCCCCCTAAAAAAACACAGTACTTCGATACAAGTGATTTTCATAGTAGGTTAGGTGAGCATTTTCGCCCACCTAACCTAATTCTCTtaacctgctgtgtaaattcTCCTATCCTACGAAAAGTCATTTCTGTATCAAAATAGCAGGTTTTTAGGgagtcccgtgtgtgtgtgtgtgtgtgtgtgtgtgtgtgtgtgtgtgtgtgtgtgtgtgtttgtttgtttgtgtgtgtggcaagTGCTATCCTTCACAGGTTCAGCTCAGTCCACCACCTTCCCCCATGCTCATGTGGGAGTAGTAGGTAATGCTGGATCCTTGAGGTGGAGAGTCACATTGCTGACAGTACATTCACAAAGGAAGTGACACTTCATCCCACTATCACAGACTGTCTGTCAGTCTATTCAGTCACTGAAAGGTTAGAGTCCAGTGTAATGTGGTGTCGATCAGTAGTGTGTAGAATGGAGTAGAGCAGGGTTTGACAAATAATCCTGCAGTATCTGCTGGGTTCTCTCTTTACCCTGTTCATCAGTTGATATCActgagtttttcctagtcactgtgcttctgtcacgttctgacctttatttcctttgttttgtcattatttagtatggtcagggcgttagtTGGgttgggcagtctgtttgtttttctatgatttgggtatttctatgtttcggcctagtatggttctcaatcagaggcaggtgtcattagttgtctctgattgagaatcatacttaggtagcctgggtttcactgtgtgtttgtgggtgattgttcctgtctctgtgtttgcaccagataggactgttttgggttttcacgtttcttgtttttgttagtttgttcatgtgaagtgctttattaaacatgaatcaaaataACCGCCTCTCCTTCGagtcaagaaaaccgttacagcttCTGccttgcattgcttgctctttggggttttaggctgggcatCTGTAAatcactttgtgacaactgctgatgtaaaaaagggcttaataaaatacatttgatagaTTGAATGCAGAGAGTTCGTCTGGTTTTCCCAGTCTAAATCAGTTGCTGATGTTTGTCACGTGTGAGAATGAAAGCAGCAGACACTGTGTTCCCTGAGGAATCAGATCAGAACTACCCGTCCCTAGAGACTATGTGTTTGAAATTGTCCCCCAGGCATGTTTTTAATGAGCGTGAAGTTCAGGCAATGGGGAGAGTGTTGAGGATGTGAGGAAGAGGACTAGCAAGAAATGGCTGTGAATGTTTTGAGTAATCCTTTTTTCTTTCCTCGTCCAACCGCTTGTCTCCTTTCTTCCCCATCCCCCTCCGATCTCTCACCTTTTTTCCCAGTCTCCTTCAGCTCTCACATGTCTGGGAGTGTGACTCTGTCACAGCAGCTGGAACGTTTGAAAGTGTATCAAAGtttaacacatacacacagacacacagatttgCATAGTTCATGCAGTCACATCACGTCTGATAGTGGGAGGAGAAATG is a window from the Oncorhynchus keta strain PuntledgeMale-10-30-2019 chromosome 6, Oket_V2, whole genome shotgun sequence genome containing:
- the LOC118385679 gene encoding dnaJ homolog subfamily B member 5-like, which translates into the protein MVLIWTQFGVKTKNGKCKVRVMNRNDSSGSSSGENQKDQEVPVLSRPMGKDFYKVLGVESDSNEDEIKKAYRKMALKFHPDKNSAADAADKFKEIAEAYEILTDSKKRVIYDQFGEEGLKNGGGVSMAGKENNPHHYSYHGDAHETFSTFFQGSDHFDIFFGPDGEEELFNPFNRFTFSKGDGYHGNYGPNGEKLRRGRRQGVAVVHDLLVTLEEVFHGCSKHMKITRHRLNPDGRSLRTEDKVLNVVVKKGWKEGTKITFPREGDETANSKPADVAFILKDKKHPHYKRDGSNIVYTAKITLKEALCGCTVNVPTLDNRTMPLPCSDVIKPGAIRRLRGEGLPHAKTPTTRGDLVVEFQVAFPDRIPPQSKEIIKHSLIGC